In Stieleria varia, one genomic interval encodes:
- a CDS encoding sulfatase family protein → MSRFRPFPALLCLFACVLLCPSSHAAQSGKPNFVVIFCDDLGWGDLSCYGHPTISTPNLDRMADEGTRMTQFYVAAPVCTPSRSALMTGRYPVRTGMCGKRRVLFPNSIGGLQASEHTVAEVLQSNGYATGMVGKWHLGHLPEYLPTQHGFDSYYGIPYSNDMDNVAPKEMRRTVFEDPDYHHFNVPLLSGSGDDVKQIERPVNQNTITRRYTEKATEYIRDNKDKSFFLYLAHSLPHVPLFRDKPFEGHSRAGLYGDVIEEIDWSVGQVLDTLRELNLDKETLVVFTSDNGPWLSFGDQGGSAGPLRNGKGTTFEGGQRVPGIFWMPGTIPAGVISRELASTLDMLPTFAAMSGTPLPENVVLDGYDISKTLIDGEPSPRHAMFFYRDTRLMAVRYGRYKAHFLTQDSYVPGSNVVNTHDPPLLFDLELDISEKRDVAAAHPEVISDIQRIVADHKANMVMAESQCDRK, encoded by the coding sequence ATGTCTCGGTTCCGGCCCTTCCCTGCCCTGCTCTGCCTCTTTGCTTGCGTCCTCCTTTGCCCATCGAGCCATGCTGCTCAATCCGGCAAGCCAAACTTCGTGGTGATCTTTTGCGATGACCTGGGCTGGGGCGACTTGTCGTGCTATGGCCACCCCACGATCTCCACACCCAACTTGGATCGCATGGCGGACGAAGGAACCCGCATGACCCAGTTCTATGTCGCCGCTCCCGTGTGCACCCCCAGTCGTTCGGCGCTGATGACCGGGCGCTACCCCGTTCGAACCGGGATGTGTGGCAAGCGGCGTGTGCTGTTCCCCAATTCGATCGGCGGTTTGCAGGCAAGCGAACACACGGTCGCCGAAGTCCTGCAGTCAAACGGCTACGCGACCGGCATGGTGGGAAAATGGCACCTCGGCCACCTGCCCGAGTACTTACCCACGCAACACGGATTCGACAGCTACTACGGCATTCCTTACAGCAATGACATGGACAACGTCGCGCCAAAGGAGATGAGACGCACAGTCTTCGAAGATCCGGACTACCATCATTTCAACGTTCCCCTGCTGTCAGGCTCCGGTGACGACGTCAAACAAATCGAACGCCCGGTCAATCAAAACACAATCACTCGGCGATACACCGAAAAGGCCACCGAGTACATTCGCGACAACAAAGACAAGTCCTTTTTCCTTTACCTTGCCCACTCGCTGCCTCACGTCCCACTGTTTCGCGACAAACCCTTCGAAGGTCACTCACGGGCAGGCCTTTACGGAGACGTGATCGAAGAAATCGACTGGAGTGTGGGCCAAGTCCTGGACACACTTCGCGAGCTGAATTTGGACAAGGAAACGCTGGTTGTTTTCACCAGCGACAATGGGCCCTGGCTCTCCTTCGGCGACCAAGGCGGCTCCGCTGGACCACTGCGTAACGGCAAAGGCACCACGTTCGAAGGCGGACAGCGTGTCCCCGGGATCTTTTGGATGCCCGGTACGATCCCAGCCGGTGTGATCAGTCGAGAACTCGCCAGCACCCTGGACATGCTGCCGACGTTTGCCGCCATGAGCGGCACGCCGCTGCCCGAAAACGTGGTCCTGGATGGCTATGACATTTCCAAAACACTCATCGATGGAGAGCCATCCCCCAGACACGCGATGTTCTTCTATCGCGACACGCGATTGATGGCCGTTCGCTACGGACGATACAAAGCACACTTCTTGACACAAGACAGCTATGTCCCCGGCAGCAATGTCGTCAACACCCACGATCCACCACTGCTATTCGACTTGGAACTGGACATCAGCGAAAAACGGGACGTCGCCGCGGCCCATCCCGAAGTGATTTCCGACATCCAACGAATCGTTGCCGATCACAAAGCCAACATGGTGATGGCCGAAAGCCAATGCGATCGCAAGTGA
- a CDS encoding DUF1549 and DUF1553 domain-containing protein has protein sequence MKRNVLSLCCIASIMALGVLTGSDLIGSASADETLVATSVSATKTTSNASPLIAPIDQRYAPATATEVPDFQKHVVPLLGRLGCNGRACHGSFQGRGGFQLSLFGYDFKADHDALMEENSGRVDTDDVAESLMLAKPIDADVHEGGKRFDVDGWEYRVFKNWVADGAKFEKTQLQKLEQLEILPAEIRFADTAQSVQLQAIAHWADGTQEDVTPLCRFSSNDDSIADIDSIGIVKSGDRGDTHVVVYYDNAVVTIPVIRPIAKPLNIAASSNKPIDQLVQQKLNKLGVVPAPLCSDSEFIRRASLDITGVLPSAETVRDFLADGSSDKRERLVNNLLESPAYAAWWATRMSDWTGNNDEQLTNVLPVRSAATKLWFEWLRERLDNNVPYDQIIEGIVTAQSREDGEDYLAYCKSMTKACSGETEEFTQRSGMPLYWGRRNFQKPEDRAIGFAYTFLGVRIECAQCHKHPFDQWSKQDFEDFAKLFAPIRAGNANTVADDAKEQHKELLAAITGGKKLNGGDMRRAVTEAARKGETVPFGELLVNTRPINDKAMKAREQAKKKGRKVPPLNIPSGKILGQEQEVTLDADPRPALMQWLRDVDNPYFAKAIVNRVWDNYFGIGIVNPTDDMNLANPPSNGPLLDHLAADFISHGYDLKWLHREIVSSDTYQRSAQTNETNQYDRVNFARHIPRRLPAEVVYDMVVLATGSSDKAAKVRADLDQMAIADGKPRQRNRADFALEVFGQSIRETNCDCDRSDAPSLLQSIYLRNDAEMYNRISDRDGWVAEACKDLGIAGPKGMDVDPKQVARDRAADAMRRQVIGRVRGFTKADEARQAKILPQLERDYQRMTNKMVGYEVPELQDLIADPDSWTEVKTANAASGSASKNADATTLNDVIKEAYLRTLSRYPDDEEISIATSYVNESEKPASGIEGLLWALVNTKEFIISH, from the coding sequence ATGAAACGAAACGTTCTCTCACTTTGCTGCATCGCCTCGATCATGGCACTCGGAGTCCTGACCGGTAGCGACCTGATCGGTAGTGCCAGTGCAGACGAAACTCTTGTGGCCACCAGCGTCTCGGCAACAAAAACAACCTCCAATGCCTCGCCCTTGATCGCACCGATCGATCAACGTTATGCCCCCGCGACGGCAACGGAAGTCCCCGACTTTCAAAAGCATGTGGTGCCATTATTGGGCCGCTTGGGATGCAACGGTCGCGCCTGCCACGGTTCGTTTCAAGGTCGCGGTGGATTCCAGCTTTCGCTCTTTGGCTATGACTTCAAAGCCGACCATGATGCCTTGATGGAAGAAAACTCAGGCCGCGTGGACACCGATGATGTGGCGGAAAGCCTCATGTTGGCCAAGCCGATCGATGCCGACGTTCACGAAGGCGGCAAGCGCTTCGATGTCGATGGCTGGGAGTATCGCGTCTTTAAAAATTGGGTCGCCGACGGGGCGAAATTCGAGAAGACCCAGTTGCAGAAACTAGAGCAACTGGAAATCTTGCCCGCTGAAATCCGATTCGCCGACACCGCCCAATCCGTCCAACTCCAAGCCATCGCCCATTGGGCCGATGGCACTCAAGAAGACGTCACACCGCTGTGCCGCTTCAGCAGCAACGACGACTCGATCGCGGACATCGACTCGATCGGCATCGTCAAATCCGGCGACCGTGGGGACACTCATGTCGTGGTTTATTACGACAACGCCGTGGTCACGATTCCTGTGATCCGCCCGATTGCCAAACCGCTGAATATTGCGGCCAGCAGCAACAAGCCGATCGACCAACTCGTTCAACAAAAACTCAACAAACTCGGTGTCGTCCCAGCACCGCTGTGCAGCGACTCGGAGTTCATCCGCCGTGCTTCGCTGGACATCACTGGAGTCCTGCCGTCTGCCGAAACCGTCCGGGACTTCTTGGCCGACGGTTCGAGCGACAAACGAGAACGCTTGGTCAACAACCTGCTGGAATCTCCCGCCTACGCTGCTTGGTGGGCGACGCGAATGAGCGACTGGACCGGTAACAACGACGAGCAACTGACCAATGTCCTGCCGGTCCGCAGTGCCGCGACGAAACTCTGGTTCGAATGGCTGCGTGAACGACTGGATAACAACGTCCCCTACGATCAAATCATCGAAGGAATCGTGACGGCACAAAGCCGCGAAGATGGCGAGGATTACTTGGCCTATTGCAAGAGCATGACGAAAGCATGCTCCGGCGAGACTGAAGAATTCACACAGCGATCCGGCATGCCGTTGTACTGGGGACGTCGCAACTTCCAAAAACCGGAAGATCGTGCCATCGGCTTCGCCTACACCTTCCTCGGCGTTCGAATCGAATGTGCCCAGTGCCACAAACACCCGTTCGATCAATGGTCCAAACAAGACTTTGAGGACTTTGCCAAACTGTTCGCTCCCATCCGAGCAGGCAATGCGAATACCGTCGCTGACGACGCCAAAGAACAGCACAAGGAATTGCTGGCTGCGATCACGGGCGGCAAAAAGCTCAACGGCGGTGACATGCGGAGGGCCGTAACAGAGGCCGCCAGAAAAGGCGAAACCGTTCCGTTTGGCGAACTGCTGGTCAACACCCGCCCGATCAACGACAAGGCGATGAAAGCCCGCGAACAGGCCAAGAAGAAAGGTCGCAAGGTTCCACCGCTCAACATTCCATCGGGCAAGATCTTGGGACAAGAACAAGAGGTCACTTTAGACGCCGACCCTCGACCCGCATTGATGCAATGGCTACGAGATGTGGACAATCCCTATTTCGCCAAAGCCATCGTCAACCGAGTCTGGGACAACTACTTCGGCATCGGTATCGTCAACCCCACCGATGACATGAATCTGGCGAACCCACCGAGCAATGGTCCACTGCTGGACCACTTGGCCGCCGACTTTATCTCGCATGGTTACGACCTGAAATGGTTGCATCGCGAAATCGTCTCCAGCGACACCTATCAACGAAGTGCTCAAACGAACGAAACCAACCAATACGATCGCGTCAATTTCGCCCGACACATCCCACGCCGATTGCCTGCGGAAGTTGTCTACGACATGGTGGTGCTGGCGACAGGATCGAGCGACAAAGCCGCCAAGGTGCGAGCAGACCTCGACCAAATGGCGATCGCCGATGGCAAGCCCCGTCAGCGAAATCGCGCCGACTTTGCTTTGGAGGTTTTCGGGCAATCCATTCGAGAAACCAATTGCGACTGCGACCGCAGTGATGCACCAAGCTTGCTGCAGTCGATCTACTTGCGTAATGACGCCGAAATGTACAATCGCATTTCAGATCGAGACGGCTGGGTCGCCGAAGCCTGCAAGGATCTTGGCATCGCCGGTCCCAAAGGCATGGACGTTGACCCCAAACAGGTCGCTCGTGATCGCGCCGCCGATGCCATGCGTCGACAGGTCATTGGTCGAGTTCGCGGTTTCACCAAAGCTGACGAAGCTCGCCAAGCCAAGATCCTGCCACAACTGGAACGCGACTATCAACGCATGACCAATAAGATGGTCGGCTACGAAGTCCCGGAATTGCAGGACCTCATTGCTGATCCGGATTCATGGACCGAAGTGAAGACGGCAAATGCCGCCTCTGGATCAGCCTCCAAGAACGCAGACGCGACCACGCTTAACGACGTCATCAAGGAAGCCTACCTGAGAACACTCAGTCGCTACCCCGACGACGAAGAAATCAGCATCGCGACATCTTACGTCAACGAATCCGAGAAACCCGCATCGGGAATCGAAGGATTGCTGTGGGCCTTGGTCAACACCAAAGAGTTCATCATTTCTCACTAG
- a CDS encoding RNA polymerase sigma factor: MNDLPAPPDDSTPQSTRDRADIADQWKALFEEIRPGLQAFLRSRLSQSADVEDCLQSVSVTMLEKGLDVAPPARRAWLFQVAANEAAKFWRKKATTQRVLEKQATYTTESTDPDPADCLSLDETNQEIQSALRKLPTDWQTIIRMRIHDGMTFQAIADELNIPLGTALTQMRRGLQRIREQIEPE; the protein is encoded by the coding sequence ATGAACGACCTGCCGGCCCCACCAGACGATTCGACTCCCCAGTCGACACGCGATCGGGCGGACATCGCCGATCAGTGGAAGGCCCTGTTCGAGGAAATTCGGCCGGGTTTGCAAGCATTTCTTCGCAGTCGACTCAGCCAGTCCGCCGACGTCGAGGATTGCCTGCAAAGCGTTTCCGTCACGATGCTGGAAAAAGGACTCGATGTCGCACCACCCGCCAGAAGGGCATGGTTATTCCAGGTAGCTGCCAACGAGGCCGCAAAATTCTGGCGAAAGAAAGCGACCACGCAGCGAGTACTGGAAAAACAAGCCACCTACACCACCGAATCGACCGACCCTGATCCCGCCGACTGCCTCAGCCTCGACGAAACCAACCAAGAGATCCAATCCGCTCTGCGAAAGCTCCCCACAGACTGGCAGACGATCATTCGAATGCGAATTCACGATGGAATGACGTTTCAAGCAATCGCCGACGAACTGAACATCCCACTGGGCACCGCCCTGACCCAAATGCGACGCGGACTGCAACGAATTCGCGAGCAAATCGAACCCGAATGA
- the xylA gene encoding xylose isomerase produces MSAFPDIPTVQYEGPESDNPLAFRWYNPDEMVEGKSMKDHFRFSIVYWHTFRGTGADPFGPGTAVRPWDDGSESVQNAQNRARVAFELFEKLQAPYYAFHDRDVAPEGSSLAETNANFDAVADVLAEEQKRSGVKLLWGTANMFSNPRFMHGAATTCNADVFAYAAAQVKKAMEVTHRLGGENYVFWGGREGYQNLYNTDMKRELDHLAQFFHMAVDYAKQIGFTGQFLIEPKPKEPTKHQYDSDAAACLNFLRAYDLTDHFKLNLETNHATLAGHTMMHEIDYAGHQGALGSIDANTGDMLLGWDTDQFGTDYYLTTQMMYYILKHGGLGSGGVNFDAKVRRESFEPIDLFYAHIGSMDAYAKGLKIAAAIRADNALESFIEKRYSSWDSGIGAKIESGSVGFADLEAYMLEKGEAEANISGRQELLENVVNKYIDRV; encoded by the coding sequence ATGAGTGCATTTCCCGATATCCCCACGGTCCAGTACGAAGGCCCCGAAAGCGACAATCCGCTGGCGTTTCGCTGGTACAACCCCGATGAAATGGTCGAAGGAAAGTCGATGAAGGACCATTTTCGGTTCTCCATCGTCTACTGGCACACCTTTCGTGGCACCGGTGCCGACCCGTTCGGTCCTGGCACCGCCGTGCGACCTTGGGATGACGGTAGCGAATCGGTCCAAAACGCCCAGAATCGCGCCCGCGTTGCATTCGAGCTGTTTGAGAAACTGCAAGCGCCCTACTACGCATTTCATGATCGCGACGTCGCACCCGAAGGCAGCTCGTTGGCCGAGACCAACGCAAACTTTGACGCCGTCGCGGATGTCCTGGCAGAAGAACAGAAACGTAGCGGCGTGAAATTGCTCTGGGGCACCGCCAACATGTTCAGCAACCCGCGTTTCATGCACGGAGCTGCCACGACCTGCAACGCCGACGTCTTCGCGTACGCGGCAGCCCAAGTCAAAAAGGCGATGGAAGTCACGCATCGACTGGGTGGGGAAAACTATGTTTTCTGGGGCGGCCGCGAAGGCTACCAGAACTTGTACAACACCGACATGAAACGCGAACTGGATCACCTCGCTCAGTTCTTTCACATGGCCGTCGACTATGCCAAACAAATCGGATTCACCGGTCAGTTCCTGATCGAACCCAAACCCAAAGAACCGACCAAGCATCAGTACGATAGCGATGCCGCCGCCTGTTTGAACTTCCTGCGTGCTTATGACCTGACGGATCACTTCAAACTCAACCTGGAAACCAACCACGCGACGTTGGCCGGGCACACGATGATGCACGAGATCGACTACGCTGGTCATCAAGGTGCACTGGGCAGCATCGACGCCAACACGGGCGACATGCTGCTTGGCTGGGACACCGACCAGTTCGGGACCGACTACTACCTGACCACTCAGATGATGTACTACATCCTCAAACACGGTGGCCTGGGCAGCGGTGGCGTGAATTTCGACGCCAAAGTACGACGCGAGTCGTTTGAGCCGATCGATTTGTTCTACGCACACATCGGCAGCATGGACGCGTACGCAAAGGGGCTCAAGATCGCCGCAGCAATCCGCGCCGACAACGCTTTGGAGAGCTTCATCGAGAAGCGTTACAGCAGTTGGGACAGCGGAATCGGAGCTAAGATCGAATCCGGCTCTGTCGGCTTTGCAGATCTGGAAGCCTACATGCTGGAAAAGGGCGAAGCCGAAGCCAACATCAGCGGTCGCCAAGAACTACTCGAGAACGTCGTCAACAAGTACATCGACCGAGTTTGA
- a CDS encoding SDR family NAD(P)-dependent oxidoreductase — translation MNASPSPLPTAIITGGSAGLGRVIAETFLQRGYRVMIVGRNETRLQRASQTINHPELHTAQCDLLNTEQTQSLADRVQRELGRLDVLVNCVGASDRSLVSELTPDRLHELIDQNVVTMLLCSQSMAGLLEQSSGTIVNIGSLAGKVGARYLGGYNAAKHALTGLTQQMRLEMLPKNIHVAIVHPGPIRRDDAGARYDDRVSTSMPAQAAQPGGGTSVKGLDPQRVADAVLRCVERKKRDIILPAHMRWMIALGNAFPSLGDWLLLKFTSKRGE, via the coding sequence TTGAACGCTTCCCCCTCTCCTCTGCCGACTGCGATCATCACCGGTGGCTCCGCCGGTTTGGGCCGGGTGATCGCGGAGACATTCTTGCAACGCGGTTACCGGGTCATGATCGTTGGACGCAACGAAACAAGATTGCAACGTGCGTCGCAGACCATCAATCATCCTGAACTGCACACGGCACAGTGTGACTTGCTCAACACGGAACAAACGCAATCCCTTGCCGATCGTGTTCAACGAGAATTGGGTCGCCTCGATGTCCTGGTCAACTGCGTCGGCGCCAGCGATCGATCACTGGTGAGTGAACTCACCCCCGATCGATTGCACGAATTGATCGATCAAAACGTCGTGACGATGCTGCTGTGCAGCCAATCGATGGCGGGATTGCTGGAGCAAAGCTCAGGTACCATCGTCAACATCGGGTCACTCGCGGGCAAAGTCGGCGCGAGGTATCTGGGCGGCTACAACGCGGCCAAACACGCACTGACTGGGCTGACCCAGCAAATGCGTTTGGAAATGCTGCCCAAGAACATCCACGTAGCGATCGTTCACCCCGGCCCGATCCGCAGAGACGACGCAGGTGCACGATACGACGATCGGGTCAGCACTTCGATGCCTGCCCAAGCGGCCCAGCCAGGTGGCGGCACCAGCGTCAAAGGACTGGACCCCCAACGCGTGGCCGACGCCGTGCTACGCTGCGTCGAGCGAAAAAAACGCGACATCATTTTGCCCGCCCACATGCGGTGGATGATCGCGCTGGGCAATGCGTTCCCCTCACTAGGCGATTGGTTGCTGCTCAAGTTCACTTCCAAACGCGGGGAATGA
- a CDS encoding Uma2 family endonuclease has product MHSGEPALAMSNNLLKLSAAEYDQMIAKGAFDGINRRIEMIRGELREMNPAGPLHCDYVNFLNRWSTSVTLQSNLVIQVQSGIDLQDSRPEPDITWLKPGRYSKKHPGADDILLLIEVADSSVDADLGEKARLYAEHRIVEYWVVDIAAKCVHSHRDSNGREYATYQVVDAGGEIAPSCQPEIALKLPELFVG; this is encoded by the coding sequence ATGCACTCAGGTGAGCCCGCCCTGGCAATGAGCAACAACCTGCTGAAACTATCCGCTGCCGAATACGATCAAATGATCGCCAAGGGAGCGTTTGACGGCATCAATCGCCGGATCGAGATGATTCGCGGAGAACTGCGAGAAATGAACCCCGCCGGTCCGTTGCACTGCGACTACGTCAACTTCCTGAACCGATGGTCCACGTCCGTGACTTTGCAAAGCAACCTGGTCATACAAGTGCAAAGCGGAATTGATTTACAAGACAGTCGCCCCGAGCCGGATATCACTTGGCTAAAACCAGGTCGCTACTCCAAGAAGCATCCTGGTGCTGACGATATTTTGCTGCTGATCGAGGTAGCCGATAGCAGTGTTGACGCCGACTTGGGTGAAAAGGCTCGTCTTTACGCCGAGCACAGAATCGTCGAATACTGGGTCGTCGATATCGCCGCAAAATGCGTCCACAGTCATCGGGACAGCAACGGCCGAGAGTATGCCACGTACCAAGTAGTCGACGCTGGAGGCGAAATCGCACCAAGCTGCCAACCCGAGATTGCGCTCAAGCTACCCGAACTGTTCGTGGGGTAG
- a CDS encoding ROK family protein, translating to MTDHPEKYWIGFDLGGTKMLAIAYDNDWRELGRRRRKTRGRDASDSGTARIISTIHRLLEESELDPKQIAGIGIGCPGPIDIEKGRILTTPNLGWDDVKVGDSLTKEFGCPVVVLNDVDAGVYGEYQFGVAKGARCVVGIFPGTGVGGGCVYEGNILHGAGVSCMEVGHTRISSSGRGSGIELLGTLEAEASRLSIAAEAAKAAYRGDAPRLKKECGTDLADIRSGALADSIEHDPAIRRLVEQAAETIGIGVINIVHILCPDTIVLGGGLVEAMEKLFVDTVTSTAQNGVMSVYKDRFKVVAAKLGDDAGAKGAAAWARRQLADQK from the coding sequence ATGACGGATCACCCTGAGAAATACTGGATCGGATTTGACTTGGGCGGCACGAAGATGCTGGCCATTGCTTATGACAACGACTGGCGAGAGCTGGGGCGTCGCCGTCGAAAGACACGCGGTCGCGACGCAAGTGACAGCGGGACTGCCCGGATCATCTCGACGATCCATCGGTTGCTGGAGGAAAGCGAGCTTGATCCCAAGCAGATCGCCGGGATCGGCATCGGTTGCCCTGGACCGATCGACATCGAAAAGGGACGCATTCTGACGACGCCGAACTTGGGCTGGGACGACGTCAAGGTCGGCGACAGTCTGACGAAAGAGTTTGGCTGTCCCGTGGTGGTGCTCAACGACGTCGACGCCGGCGTTTACGGCGAGTACCAATTCGGCGTTGCGAAAGGTGCGCGATGTGTGGTCGGAATCTTTCCTGGTACCGGTGTCGGAGGCGGATGTGTTTACGAAGGCAACATCTTGCACGGAGCCGGCGTCAGTTGCATGGAAGTTGGTCACACCCGGATCAGTAGTAGCGGCCGGGGCAGCGGAATCGAATTGTTGGGGACGTTGGAGGCCGAAGCGAGCCGATTGTCGATTGCAGCGGAAGCGGCCAAGGCGGCGTACCGTGGCGACGCACCACGATTGAAGAAGGAATGCGGTACGGACCTTGCCGATATCCGTAGTGGTGCGTTGGCGGATTCGATTGAACACGATCCAGCGATTCGTCGATTGGTCGAGCAAGCAGCCGAGACGATCGGAATCGGAGTGATCAACATCGTTCACATCCTGTGTCCCGACACGATCGTGTTGGGCGGCGGTCTAGTCGAAGCGATGGAAAAGCTGTTCGTCGACACGGTCACCAGCACCGCACAAAATGGCGTGATGAGCGTCTACAAGGATCGCTTCAAGGTCGTGGCTGCGAAACTCGGCGATGATGCCGGAGCGAAAGGTGCTGCGGCGTGGGCACGACGTCAGTTGGCCGATCAGAAATGA
- the pyk gene encoding pyruvate kinase — MTRPSLEQACTKIVATVGPACESIDMLAALITAGVDVFRINTAHGKQADHEFKLNNIRAASDRVGVPVGVLLDLSGPKIRLGELREEPLYCDLGMEISFVRGESNAPNELTSTYKKLVDELSVGNRVMLADGTVSLKVESVQKDRAVCRVTAPGEIRSRQGINLPGAALSVSAMLPADIENAMWAAKNGIDFVSLSFVRKAEDVRTLKSLLTSHDCNALVIAKIEKPEALEHLEEIVEAADGIMVARGDLGVEIDVAETPLAQKRIIAMCKEKVKPVIVATQMLESMHHNSRPTRAEASDVANAILDGADACMLSGETAIGDHPVKVVEMMSRIMTATERALSHDMFDRTITNRVHPITTAVTYAATNIAEAIHASLIVIATRSGGTAWVKSKSRSRIPTLGASDNNDALRRMNLLWGIKPIATSQLDDTQMLMTEICDWGKQVGYLKPGDRVVFVTGSGVVDRAHNLVLVHTVE; from the coding sequence ATGACGCGTCCATCGCTTGAGCAGGCTTGTACAAAAATCGTTGCCACGGTCGGTCCTGCTTGTGAAAGCATCGACATGCTCGCGGCCCTGATCACCGCCGGCGTGGACGTCTTTCGGATCAACACCGCACACGGCAAGCAGGCCGATCACGAGTTCAAGCTCAACAACATCCGCGCCGCATCGGATCGCGTCGGTGTGCCGGTCGGCGTGTTGCTCGATCTCTCGGGCCCCAAGATTCGCTTGGGCGAGTTGCGGGAGGAGCCGTTGTATTGTGATCTGGGAATGGAGATTTCCTTTGTCCGCGGCGAATCCAATGCACCCAATGAACTGACCAGTACTTACAAAAAACTGGTGGACGAGTTGAGCGTTGGCAATCGCGTGATGTTGGCCGACGGGACGGTTTCACTCAAAGTTGAGTCTGTCCAGAAAGATCGGGCGGTCTGCCGTGTTACGGCACCAGGCGAGATCCGCAGCCGTCAAGGAATCAACTTGCCCGGCGCTGCATTGTCGGTTTCAGCAATGTTACCCGCGGACATCGAAAATGCGATGTGGGCGGCGAAGAACGGAATCGATTTTGTCAGTCTGTCGTTCGTCCGCAAAGCCGAGGACGTTCGGACCTTGAAAAGCTTGCTGACCAGCCATGACTGCAACGCGTTGGTGATCGCCAAGATCGAGAAGCCCGAAGCGTTGGAGCACTTGGAGGAGATCGTGGAAGCCGCCGATGGCATCATGGTTGCGCGTGGAGATTTGGGCGTTGAGATCGATGTCGCGGAAACACCTTTGGCGCAGAAACGCATCATTGCGATGTGTAAGGAAAAGGTCAAACCGGTGATTGTGGCCACCCAGATGTTGGAATCGATGCACCACAATTCACGGCCCACGCGCGCCGAAGCCAGTGACGTGGCCAATGCGATTCTGGATGGCGCGGACGCGTGTATGCTCAGCGGTGAAACGGCGATTGGTGATCATCCAGTGAAAGTCGTTGAGATGATGAGCAGGATCATGACGGCAACCGAGCGAGCGTTGTCGCACGACATGTTCGATCGAACGATTACCAATCGAGTGCACCCCATCACGACGGCCGTGACCTACGCGGCAACGAACATTGCCGAAGCGATTCACGCAAGTTTGATCGTCATCGCGACCAGGAGCGGCGGTACGGCTTGGGTCAAGAGCAAGTCCAGAAGTCGCATTCCGACGTTGGGCGCGAGCGACAACAATGACGCGTTGCGACGAATGAATCTGCTGTGGGGGATCAAACCGATTGCGACATCGCAATTGGATGACACACAAATGTTGATGACGGAAATCTGTGATTGGGGCAAGCAGGTTGGCTATCTCAAGCCGGGCGACCGCGTGGTGTTTGTCACCGGCAGCGGCGTGGTCGATCGCGCGCACAATTTGGTGTTGGTGCACACGGTCGAGTAG